Proteins found in one Zea mays cultivar B73 chromosome 1, Zm-B73-REFERENCE-NAM-5.0, whole genome shotgun sequence genomic segment:
- the LOC103636217 gene encoding uncharacterized protein, chloroplastic-like isoform X4, translating to MEHPICFPRMGLRRMRRTSLKMVILALILKRARTKALVKDKRTTEEAFGTYVECMVGDIGDKSFTKRALRGVRAIICPADDGFFSEPIDLKGVQHIVLLSQLAVYRNSGGLQAIMNSKLKTLAEKDEEVVLASGIPCTIIRTGSLQSTPGRERGFDFTEGIASKGRISKEDAATICVEALNSIPLKTHIFEVANGKEKVIDWKAWFEEQTKREEEIQ from the exons ATGGAGCACCCGATTTGCTTCCCAAGGATGGGGCTGCGGAGGATGAGGAGGACGAGTCTCAAG ATGGTGATATTAGCACTAATTCtgaaaagggctagaacaaaagcACTTGTTAAGGATAAACGAACCACTGAAGAAGCTTTTGGAACTTATGTGGAG TGCATGGTTGGTGATATCGGAGATAAGTCCTTCACAAAGAGAGCACTAAGGGGCGTTCGTGCTATAATTTGTCCAGCTGAT GATGGTTTTTTCTCTGAACCGATCGACCTCAAGGGTGTTCAACACATTGTTCTGCTATCACAG CTGGCTGTCTACAGAAATAGTGGTGGTTTGCAAGCTATTATGAACAGCAAGCTGAAGACGCTAGCAGAGAAGGATGAAGAAGTGGTTCTTGCATCTGGCATCCCATGTACAATAATCAGAACAGGTTCTCTGCAAAGCACTCCTGGTCGCGAGAGAGGTTTTGATTTTACTGAG GGCATAGCAAGCAAGGGAAGAATAAGCAAAGAGGATGCTGCTACCATATGTGTGGAAGCTCTGAATAGCATTCCCCTAAAGACACACATTTTTGAG GTTGCAAATGGTAAGGAGAAGGTGATAGACTGGAAAGCATGGTTTGAAGAGCAGaccaaaagagaagaagaaatacaGTAA
- the LOC103636217 gene encoding uncharacterized protein, chloroplastic-like isoform X1, with amino-acid sequence MPLPPLLPRLYPTPPPLRAGDRGNAVPLSPGRRRPALLAVVRAKRKDEASFTDRILDYIEGGPKLRRWYGAPDLLPKDGAAEDEEDESQDIEESRDAVLVTNGDSEIGQMVILALILKRARTKALVKDKRTTEEAFGTYVECMVGDIGDKSFTKRALRGVRAIICPADDGFFSEPIDLKGVQHIVLLSQLAVYRNSGGLQAIMNSKLKTLAEKDEEVVLASGIPCTIIRTGSLQSTPGRERGFDFTEGIASKGRISKEDAATICVEALNSIPLKTHIFEVANGKEKVIDWKAWFEEQTKREEEIQ; translated from the exons ATGCCCCTGCCTCCCCTGCTCCCGCGCCTTTACCCCACGCCGCCTCCACTTCGCGCCGGGGACAGGGGTAACGCCGTCCCTCTCTCTCCTGGAAGAAGAAGGCCGGCGCTTCTCGCTGTCGTCCGCGCAAAGAGAAAGGACGAGGCAAGCTTCACCGACCGCATCCTTGACTACATCGAGG GAGGGCCAAAGTTAAGGAGATGGTATGGAGCACCCGATTTGCTTCCCAAGGATGGGGCTGCGGAGGATGAGGAGGACGAGTCTCAAG ATATTGAGGAGTCTCGGGACGCTGTGCTAGTCACCAATGGCGACAGTGAGATTGGACAG ATGGTGATATTAGCACTAATTCtgaaaagggctagaacaaaagcACTTGTTAAGGATAAACGAACCACTGAAGAAGCTTTTGGAACTTATGTGGAG TGCATGGTTGGTGATATCGGAGATAAGTCCTTCACAAAGAGAGCACTAAGGGGCGTTCGTGCTATAATTTGTCCAGCTGAT GATGGTTTTTTCTCTGAACCGATCGACCTCAAGGGTGTTCAACACATTGTTCTGCTATCACAG CTGGCTGTCTACAGAAATAGTGGTGGTTTGCAAGCTATTATGAACAGCAAGCTGAAGACGCTAGCAGAGAAGGATGAAGAAGTGGTTCTTGCATCTGGCATCCCATGTACAATAATCAGAACAGGTTCTCTGCAAAGCACTCCTGGTCGCGAGAGAGGTTTTGATTTTACTGAG GGCATAGCAAGCAAGGGAAGAATAAGCAAAGAGGATGCTGCTACCATATGTGTGGAAGCTCTGAATAGCATTCCCCTAAAGACACACATTTTTGAG GTTGCAAATGGTAAGGAGAAGGTGATAGACTGGAAAGCATGGTTTGAAGAGCAGaccaaaagagaagaagaaatacaGTAA
- the LOC103636217 gene encoding uncharacterized protein, chloroplastic-like isoform X2, protein MPLPPLLPRLYPTPPPLRAGDRGNAVPLSPGRRRPALLAVVRAKRKDEASFTDRILDYIEGGPKLRRWYGAPDLLPKDGAAEDEEDESQDIEESRDAVLVTNGDSEIGQMVILALILKRARTKALVKDKRTTEEAFGTYVEDGFFSEPIDLKGVQHIVLLSQLAVYRNSGGLQAIMNSKLKTLAEKDEEVVLASGIPCTIIRTGSLQSTPGRERGFDFTEGIASKGRISKEDAATICVEALNSIPLKTHIFEVANGKEKVIDWKAWFEEQTKREEEIQ, encoded by the exons ATGCCCCTGCCTCCCCTGCTCCCGCGCCTTTACCCCACGCCGCCTCCACTTCGCGCCGGGGACAGGGGTAACGCCGTCCCTCTCTCTCCTGGAAGAAGAAGGCCGGCGCTTCTCGCTGTCGTCCGCGCAAAGAGAAAGGACGAGGCAAGCTTCACCGACCGCATCCTTGACTACATCGAGG GAGGGCCAAAGTTAAGGAGATGGTATGGAGCACCCGATTTGCTTCCCAAGGATGGGGCTGCGGAGGATGAGGAGGACGAGTCTCAAG ATATTGAGGAGTCTCGGGACGCTGTGCTAGTCACCAATGGCGACAGTGAGATTGGACAG ATGGTGATATTAGCACTAATTCtgaaaagggctagaacaaaagcACTTGTTAAGGATAAACGAACCACTGAAGAAGCTTTTGGAACTTATGTGGAG GATGGTTTTTTCTCTGAACCGATCGACCTCAAGGGTGTTCAACACATTGTTCTGCTATCACAG CTGGCTGTCTACAGAAATAGTGGTGGTTTGCAAGCTATTATGAACAGCAAGCTGAAGACGCTAGCAGAGAAGGATGAAGAAGTGGTTCTTGCATCTGGCATCCCATGTACAATAATCAGAACAGGTTCTCTGCAAAGCACTCCTGGTCGCGAGAGAGGTTTTGATTTTACTGAG GGCATAGCAAGCAAGGGAAGAATAAGCAAAGAGGATGCTGCTACCATATGTGTGGAAGCTCTGAATAGCATTCCCCTAAAGACACACATTTTTGAG GTTGCAAATGGTAAGGAGAAGGTGATAGACTGGAAAGCATGGTTTGAAGAGCAGaccaaaagagaagaagaaatacaGTAA
- the LOC103636217 gene encoding uncharacterized protein, chloroplastic-like → MPLPPLLPRLYPTPPPLRAGDRGNAVPLSPGRRRPALLAVVRAKRKDEASFTDRILDYIEGGPKLRRWYGAPDLLPKDGAAEDEEDESQDIEESRDAVLVTNGDSEIGQMVILALILKRARTKALVKDKRTTEEAFGTYVECMVGDIGDKSFTKRALRGVRAIICPADDGFFSEPIDLKGVQHIVLLSQLAVYRNSGGLQAIMNSKLKTLAEKDEEVVLASGIPCTIIRTGSLQSTPGRERGHSKQGKNKQRGCCYHMCGSSE, encoded by the exons ATGCCCCTGCCTCCCCTGCTCCCGCGCCTTTACCCCACGCCGCCTCCACTTCGCGCCGGGGACAGGGGTAACGCCGTCCCTCTCTCTCCTGGAAGAAGAAGGCCGGCGCTTCTCGCTGTCGTCCGCGCAAAGAGAAAGGACGAGGCAAGCTTCACCGACCGCATCCTTGACTACATCGAGG GAGGGCCAAAGTTAAGGAGATGGTATGGAGCACCCGATTTGCTTCCCAAGGATGGGGCTGCGGAGGATGAGGAGGACGAGTCTCAAG ATATTGAGGAGTCTCGGGACGCTGTGCTAGTCACCAATGGCGACAGTGAGATTGGACAG ATGGTGATATTAGCACTAATTCtgaaaagggctagaacaaaagcACTTGTTAAGGATAAACGAACCACTGAAGAAGCTTTTGGAACTTATGTGGAG TGCATGGTTGGTGATATCGGAGATAAGTCCTTCACAAAGAGAGCACTAAGGGGCGTTCGTGCTATAATTTGTCCAGCTGAT GATGGTTTTTTCTCTGAACCGATCGACCTCAAGGGTGTTCAACACATTGTTCTGCTATCACAG CTGGCTGTCTACAGAAATAGTGGTGGTTTGCAAGCTATTATGAACAGCAAGCTGAAGACGCTAGCAGAGAAGGATGAAGAAGTGGTTCTTGCATCTGGCATCCCATGTACAATAATCAGAACAGGTTCTCTGCAAAGCACTCCTGGTCGCGAGAGAG GGCATAGCAAGCAAGGGAAGAATAAGCAAAGAGGATGCTGCTACCATATGTGTGGAAGCTCTGAATAG
- the LOC103636217 gene encoding uncharacterized protein, chloroplastic-like isoform X3, giving the protein MPLPPLLPRLYPTPPPLRAGDRGNAVPLSPGRRRPALLAVVRAKRKDEASFTDRILDYIEGGPKLRRWYGAPDLLPKDGAAEDEEDESQDIEESRDAVLVTNGDSEIGQMVILALILKRARTKALVKDKRTTEEAFGTYVECMVGDIGDKSFTKRALRGVRAIICPADDGFFSEPIDLKGVQHIVLLSQLAVYRNSGGLQAIMNSKLKTLAEKDEEVVLASGIPCTIIRTGHSKQGKNKQRGCCYHMCGSSE; this is encoded by the exons ATGCCCCTGCCTCCCCTGCTCCCGCGCCTTTACCCCACGCCGCCTCCACTTCGCGCCGGGGACAGGGGTAACGCCGTCCCTCTCTCTCCTGGAAGAAGAAGGCCGGCGCTTCTCGCTGTCGTCCGCGCAAAGAGAAAGGACGAGGCAAGCTTCACCGACCGCATCCTTGACTACATCGAGG GAGGGCCAAAGTTAAGGAGATGGTATGGAGCACCCGATTTGCTTCCCAAGGATGGGGCTGCGGAGGATGAGGAGGACGAGTCTCAAG ATATTGAGGAGTCTCGGGACGCTGTGCTAGTCACCAATGGCGACAGTGAGATTGGACAG ATGGTGATATTAGCACTAATTCtgaaaagggctagaacaaaagcACTTGTTAAGGATAAACGAACCACTGAAGAAGCTTTTGGAACTTATGTGGAG TGCATGGTTGGTGATATCGGAGATAAGTCCTTCACAAAGAGAGCACTAAGGGGCGTTCGTGCTATAATTTGTCCAGCTGAT GATGGTTTTTTCTCTGAACCGATCGACCTCAAGGGTGTTCAACACATTGTTCTGCTATCACAG CTGGCTGTCTACAGAAATAGTGGTGGTTTGCAAGCTATTATGAACAGCAAGCTGAAGACGCTAGCAGAGAAGGATGAAGAAGTGGTTCTTGCATCTGGCATCCCATGTACAATAATCAGAACAG GGCATAGCAAGCAAGGGAAGAATAAGCAAAGAGGATGCTGCTACCATATGTGTGGAAGCTCTGAATAG
- the LOC100282336 gene encoding small nuclear ribonucleoprotein G produces MSRSGQPPDLKKYMDKKLQIKMNANRVVIGTLRGFDQFMNLVVDNTVEVNGNDKTDIGMVVIRGNSVVMIEALEPVARSQ; encoded by the exons ATGAGCCGCTCGGGGCAGCCTCCGGATCTCAAGAA GTACATGGACAAGAAGCTTCAGA TTAAGATGAATGCAAACCGTGTTGTTATCGGCACACTTCGTGGGTTCGACCAGTTCATGAATCTGGTGGTGGACAACACTGTGGAGGTCAATGGAAATGACAAAACAGATATTGGAATGGTG GTTATCAGGGGAAACAGTGTTGTAATGATCGAGGCACTGGAGCCAGTTGCGAGGTCACAGTGA